The DNA sequence TTGCCGAAACATTGATTTCGATGGGCGGAAGTCCGGTGGAAACTTCGAAAAACCCAGCCAGAATAATTAGCAAACCTTGTCCGGTAATCATGGCAATGCGGTAAAAAGTACTGCGGATACCGACAAAATAAGCTTGCTGATGTTCGTCGAGCCCCAGCATGTAAAATCCATCGGCGGCAATGTCGTGCGTGGCCGAACTAAACGCCAGAAGCCACAAGAAGATCAGGCTGATTTTGAAAAACCCGGGCAACGGAATGGATAAGGCAACAGCGCCCAAACTGGCGCCAATCACTAATTGCATGAAGATAATCCACCACCGCTTGGTTTTGAGCAGGTCGACAATCGGACTCCAAAGTGGTTTGATGACCCATGGCAGATACAGCCAACTGGTGTAAAGTGCAATGTCGGTATTTGAAATTCCGAATCGCTTAAACATGATTACAGCTACAGTCATGGCTACCACATATGGAATTCCTTCAGCAAAATAAAGAGTTGGAATCCACGCCCATGGGCTACGCTGCTTTGGAGCAGTTGGTTTTTCGTTCTTAGTCATCTTGAGAGTTCAAAGTTTAGTTTTTAGTCAGCAATGCATTTTTCCAAAGGCATTGAGTTTTAATCGGCAAATGCAAATATAGGTTTTTAAACTCTCAAAATTTGTAACTTGTATTACAAATTTATCGCATTGTAATACGGTCATTGTGTTCTGTCTAAATTGTAAATAAAACTCCTCAATATTCTTTCGAAATACTTGCTCCGCGGAAATAATGCAACAAAATCTCGTCGTATTTGTATCCTTTAGCACCCATCATCGCTGCTCCAATCTGGCAAAGGCCAACACCATGCCCCCAACCGGCGCCGGTCAGTATAAATTCGCCCGGAATTCCATCGGTGATGTTTTGCTTGTCAACAACAAATGCAGAGCTGTACAAATGTGATTCGGACAGTGTTTTGCGGATTTCAAGTTCTTTACCAATGGTCAATGTGAGTTTCGAACCTACAATTTTCAATTTTATTAATCTTCCTGAAAACCCACGTTCAACCGGAATCAAATCGAGAATTGAACCAAAATCGCGACCCGATTTACGGGCAATCAGTTCAGCCAGATCGGTTTGCTGATAGGTGAGTTTCCAGCGGTAAAAATCGGTTGTTTCTTGATCGTAGTCGTTCAAAACCTGCGAAAGGACTTCTTTGTCGTGCGTGTTGCAGAAAGCTTCAGGAGCATTCCTGATCCATTTCTGAGCAGCTTCTTCATTGGTCAGATCAGCCTGATATCCTTCGGAAAGTGTTGGGTTGTCTATTATCGATTGCAAATAAGGATGCACTTCGGGTTCCCAAACATTTTCGAAAGTTTCGGAAATCCCTCCACAGCTTTTCGAGAAACGGGCATCACATATTTTGTCGTTGTTCATCAGCAACATTCCACGGGTTTCGGCAACAGCCTGCTCAACAATTTTTGTCGATTGGCGGGTGATTCCCTGATATCGCTGACAATGGTCGTCGGCGCAAACATCAAAATTGAGATGATCTTCGCGGTCGTACCAACGAATATATTCTTCCGGAGTTTCTGAAATGCTCTGGTAGATTTTTTCGGTTTCTTTTAACGAATTGCTTTTTTGCGTTTGAGCCAACATCCACGAACGCGAAACGATAGCATGTGCTTTCAGTAATTCCATGTTGCTGGTCGCACTCATTTCCGATGAAATTACGCTAACCAGGTAATCTTCGAGTGGTAGAATATTGATGGCGGTAAGCTGGTCATTTTCGATCATGATTTCCAACGAACCTTTGAATGTCTGATCTTCTTTTCGTTCCCAGTGAAACTGAATTCCAATGGTAACATCATTCAACTCGAAAGATGCTTCGTGATAGCGGACAGGATTAAAAACGAGTGTTTCTTCATCCACTAATTCATCATTCAGCCAGATTTTTCCATCACGGTAATTTACTTTCTGAATTCCCTCGTAAGGAACTCCATTGGGGGCCAAAAGGTAAGTTTCGTTTAGCCTGAAAATAATTTCAGGATGGTACATGATGCCAATGCGTAAATGTGGTTCGGTCATAATATATTGTTTTCGATTTTTTATAGACACAATTCCAGTACCGGATAAATGGGTTCGCTAAAGCCGAATTTGCGATACAGTTTTTCTCCGTCTTTCGAGGTGTGCAGCGACACTTTGCTTATTCCGCGATTCCTGGCCTCGTTTATAAGTTGTTGAAGTATCAATGCAGAGATTCCTTTTCTTCGGGCAAAAGGTAAAGTGTACATGTTCAAAATATCACCTTCAAGATAAGCCGATTGGTTAAAATCGCCTGGTATTTTTTTGATTACCATGGCTCCGAAACTTAAAACTTCGCCTTTAAGCTCGGCCAAATAGGCAAAGAAACGTTTTTCAACCAATGCCTGAGTGAAATATTCAGTTAGTTCATTTCTCAGTTGAGACTGGTATTCCTCGCTTTGTTCACCCTGTAATTCGGTGAGATAAGCCATCCGGTATGTCGTTAAAACTTCTACCTCGTTAATCCCGATTTCCCTGATTTGAATGTTGGATAAATCAATTTGCATGGTGTTAGGCTTTTATTTACAGTTGAAAAAGTTAACGATTGCTGTTTTAAGAAAGACTAACATAGCAATTATTGTGGAGTAAACTACCGCGAAATCTTACAAAATCGCAGAATTGTTTTACAACAGTGAATTGATGAGCAAATTTGGAGAGATAAATAGCTGTGCGAATACTTGCGAATTGATTTTGTCCGTTTGATTAATGATAAGATTTCGGATCTTTTTCCTGAAACTTTGATCCAATCTCCTTTAGGATTGTTTATCGTAAATTATATCGTTGATTTTGCTCAGTAGTTGTGTTAGGTTAAATTTCATATTTGTATGGCAAATCGAAAAACTAAATTGAGCTAATTTTAGAGAAAGTACCGATATTTGAATATTAGAATGTATTGATTTAAGAGTTTTTCAACTCCACCATTTTTAATTGTTTATTTTTGAATATGATATCTTACTTATTATCTATACGCCAATCGGTTCGAATGTTATTGGTCGTGATTTATGTTGGTTGTGTTGCCGCCTTATCGTTATTACCCATGCAAGATCTACCTCAAGTGCCCATGTTTCATGGAGAAGATAAAGTGGTTCATTTTATCATGTATTTTGGGTTTTCAATTTTGTTCTGCTGGACACTCAAGACTGAATTAAATTTTTCAAAGTTGTTTTTTGTAATTTTAGTAACCGTTAGCTGGGGTATTCTGATGGAATACCTGCAGTTGGATATGCATATCGGGCGTTCATTTTCATGGTATGACGAGCTTGCCAATTCAATAGGATCTGTTTTTGGCATTTTGATATATACCCTTGTCTCACGAAACGCGGCAGCCAACTTGACGTCAGGATCGATTTGAAATGCTGAATCTTACCTGAGAATTACTTTGTATGTTTTTGGTTTCGGCAAAGCAATTTGTATGAGATAGACTCCGGGTGCATAACCGTTCAGTTTTAGGATTTCTTCAGTATCTCTGACTAATGATTTGATCATGAGTTTTCCTGAAGTGTTGTAGATATATACCCATGTTTCATTTTCGGGAATTTCTTTAAATCGTAAATGTACAT is a window from the Aquipluma nitroreducens genome containing:
- a CDS encoding SpoIID/LytB domain-containing protein; this encodes MTEPHLRIGIMYHPEIIFRLNETYLLAPNGVPYEGIQKVNYRDGKIWLNDELVDEETLVFNPVRYHEASFELNDVTIGIQFHWERKEDQTFKGSLEIMIENDQLTAINILPLEDYLVSVISSEMSATSNMELLKAHAIVSRSWMLAQTQKSNSLKETEKIYQSISETPEEYIRWYDREDHLNFDVCADDHCQRYQGITRQSTKIVEQAVAETRGMLLMNNDKICDARFSKSCGGISETFENVWEPEVHPYLQSIIDNPTLSEGYQADLTNEEAAQKWIRNAPEAFCNTHDKEVLSQVLNDYDQETTDFYRWKLTYQQTDLAELIARKSGRDFGSILDLIPVERGFSGRLIKLKIVGSKLTLTIGKELEIRKTLSESHLYSSAFVVDKQNITDGIPGEFILTGAGWGHGVGLCQIGAAMMGAKGYKYDEILLHYFRGASISKEY
- a CDS encoding GNAT family N-acetyltransferase translates to MQIDLSNIQIREIGINEVEVLTTYRMAYLTELQGEQSEEYQSQLRNELTEYFTQALVEKRFFAYLAELKGEVLSFGAMVIKKIPGDFNQSAYLEGDILNMYTLPFARRKGISALILQQLINEARNRGISKVSLHTSKDGEKLYRKFGFSEPIYPVLELCL
- a CDS encoding VanZ family protein, whose product is MISYLLSIRQSVRMLLVVIYVGCVAALSLLPMQDLPQVPMFHGEDKVVHFIMYFGFSILFCWTLKTELNFSKLFFVILVTVSWGILMEYLQLDMHIGRSFSWYDELANSIGSVFGILIYTLVSRNAAANLTSGSI